One Echeneis naucrates chromosome 16, fEcheNa1.1, whole genome shotgun sequence DNA window includes the following coding sequences:
- the cfdp1 gene encoding craniofacial development protein 1, with translation MNYSDYDSDGYSSNEDADYVPSDSNMSEDDINQCEKEDPLCEDDDVPQLDDVNKKKRKKKEISIRKRKNGVLKIETEVRDGDGAAEPWSPPEELVKLTEVGQDDEAKQKKKSDDLWANFLSDVGSRPKDPTRTSQSSATQKAGSSGISCSHASSETKEGKAEESATVIITKVFDFAGEEVRVSKEVSTDSREAKIFLKRHNTKQDKNQDQETSSPPPPGPSCSVKRPAGMSSVLSRLGGKKQKMSTLEKSKMDWDAFKSEEGITEELAIHNRGREGYVERKNFLERVDHRQFELEKAVRLSNMK, from the exons ATGAACTACTCTGACTACGACTCTGATGGCTACTCGTCGAATGAGGACGCGGACTACGTACCGTCAG ACAGTAACATGAGTGAGGATGACATTAATCAGTGTGAAAAGGAAGACCCTCTCTGCGAGGATGACGATGTGCCACAACTTGATGATGtcaacaagaagaagaggaagaaaaaggagatcAGTATTAG aaagaggaagaatggAGTCCTGAAAATAGAGACGGAGGTGAGGGATGGAGATGGAGCAGCAGAGCCTTGGTCACCTCCAGAGGAGCTTGTGAAGCTCACTGAGGTAGGGCAGGACGATGAGgccaaacagaagaagaaatctgaTGATCTCTGGGCAAATTTTTTGTCTGATGTTGGATCCAGACCCAAAGATCCTACACGTACCTCCCAGTCAAGTGCCACACAAAAG GCTGGCTCCTCTGGGATTAGTTGCTCTCACGCAAGCTCAGAGACTAAAGAGGGTAAAGCAGAAGAATCTGCCACAGTCATTATCACCAAAGTCTTTGACTTTGCTGGAGAAGAAGTCAG GGTGAGTAAGGAGGTATCAACTGACTCGAGGGAGGCAAAGATTTTTCTGAAGCGCCACAACACCAAACAGGACAAGAACCAAGACCAAGAGACCAGCTCACCACCTCCTCCTGGTCCCAG CTGCAGCGTGAAGCGTCCTGCAGGCATGTCCAGTGTCCTGAGTCGTCTTGGGGggaagaagcagaaaatgagCACATTGGAAAAGTCAAAGATGGACTGGGATGCTTTTAAATCAGAGGAGGGAATCACCGAGGAGCTGGCCATCCacaacagaggcagagaagg GTATGTGGAAAGAAAGAACTTCTTGGAGCGAGTTGATCACCGCCAGTTTGAGTTAGAAAAAGCAGTTCGGCTGAGCAACATGAAATAA